Proteins found in one Pseudoxanthomonas sp. SL93 genomic segment:
- the yjgA gene encoding ribosome biogenesis factor YjgA has protein sequence MRGRDPETGEFYSPSRSQQREGALEIRSLAEKLVALPAAQLARLPIPEDLMPHIVETQRITSHIAHKRQLQFLAKQMRREDDEVLEAIRDAMDEDGEAARRETAQLHRAEHWRDRLLSESDAALTDLLAEHPSADRQRLRQLVRNAAEERAKNKPPHAFRELFRELRELLADAGDETGDDEP, from the coding sequence ATGCGCGGACGCGACCCCGAAACCGGCGAATTCTATAGCCCCAGCCGATCCCAGCAGCGCGAAGGCGCGCTGGAGATCCGCAGCCTGGCCGAGAAGCTGGTGGCCCTGCCCGCGGCGCAGCTGGCGCGGCTGCCGATCCCGGAAGACCTGATGCCGCACATCGTCGAGACGCAGCGCATCACCTCGCACATCGCGCACAAGCGCCAGCTGCAGTTCCTTGCCAAGCAGATGCGCCGCGAGGACGACGAGGTGCTGGAAGCCATCCGCGACGCGATGGACGAAGACGGCGAAGCCGCGCGCCGCGAGACCGCGCAGCTGCATCGCGCCGAGCACTGGCGCGACCGCCTGTTGTCCGAAAGCGATGCCGCGCTGACCGACCTGCTGGCCGAACACCCGTCCGCTGACCGCCAGCGCCTGCGCCAACTGGTGCGCAATGCCGCCGAGGAACGCGCGAAGAACAAGCCGCCGCATGCGTTCCGCGAATTGTTCCGCGAACTGCGCGAGTTGCTGGCCGATGCCGGCGACGAAACCGGGGACGACGAGCCCTAG
- the pmbA gene encoding metalloprotease PmbA, whose translation MNATPLTSPDDSLARLERLTVLSQRLLERAAAHGATQAEVSCSEETGLNVNVRLGSVETVESTRDRGIGVTVYFGQRKGSASTADLREESLEATVAQACAIARYTEDDDAAGLADAARMAHEFPDLDVWHPWALDTDHAVDLAMACEAAGRDADARIENSDGASVGSGESLAVYANSHGFFGRERDTQHTIGCALIAGQGDGMQRDGWYSTALSHLDLQTPEVIGRIAAERTVSRLQPRSVSTGEYPVLFAAEVARSLIGHLLGAVSGGALYRRASFLLDHAGKQIFPSWFAIEELPHLRRGLRSSAFDAEGVATTRSHLVRDGVLQRYLLGSYSARKLGLSSTGNAGGVHNLQVKANAGGFDSLLGGMTRGLLVTELMGQGVNGVTGDYSRGAAGFWVENGAISHPVDGITVAGNLKDIFNRIDAVGTDVDPRSHVGVGSILIGRMTVAGED comes from the coding sequence TTGAACGCCACCCCCCTGACTTCCCCCGATGACAGCCTGGCCCGGCTGGAGCGGCTGACCGTGCTTTCGCAGCGCCTGCTGGAGCGCGCCGCGGCGCATGGCGCCACCCAGGCCGAGGTGAGCTGCAGCGAGGAAACCGGCCTGAACGTCAATGTCCGGCTGGGTTCGGTGGAGACCGTGGAATCCACGCGTGACCGCGGCATCGGGGTGACCGTCTATTTCGGACAGCGCAAGGGCAGTGCCAGTACCGCCGACCTGCGCGAGGAAAGCCTGGAGGCGACCGTGGCGCAGGCCTGCGCGATCGCCCGCTACACCGAGGACGATGACGCCGCCGGGCTGGCTGATGCCGCCCGGATGGCGCACGAGTTCCCGGACCTGGACGTGTGGCACCCGTGGGCACTGGATACCGACCACGCGGTGGACCTGGCGATGGCGTGCGAGGCGGCCGGCCGTGATGCCGATGCGCGCATCGAGAATTCCGACGGCGCCTCTGTCGGCAGCGGCGAAAGCCTGGCCGTGTACGCCAATTCGCACGGCTTTTTCGGCCGCGAGCGCGACACCCAGCACACCATCGGTTGCGCGCTGATCGCCGGGCAGGGCGACGGCATGCAGCGCGACGGCTGGTACAGCACCGCGCTGTCGCACCTGGACCTGCAGACACCCGAGGTGATCGGCAGGATCGCGGCGGAGCGCACCGTGTCGCGCCTGCAGCCGCGTTCGGTCAGCACCGGCGAGTATCCCGTGCTGTTCGCCGCGGAAGTGGCGCGTTCGCTGATCGGCCATCTGCTGGGCGCGGTATCGGGCGGCGCGCTGTACCGTCGCGCCAGTTTCCTGCTGGACCATGCAGGCAAGCAGATCTTCCCGTCATGGTTCGCGATCGAGGAACTGCCGCACTTGCGCCGCGGCCTGCGGTCCTCCGCATTCGACGCGGAAGGCGTGGCGACGACGCGTTCGCACCTGGTACGCGACGGCGTGCTGCAGCGTTACCTGCTGGGGAGTTATTCGGCGCGCAAGCTGGGCCTGAGCAGCACCGGCAATGCCGGCGGCGTGCACAACCTGCAGGTGAAGGCGAATGCGGGCGGTTTTGACAGCCTGCTGGGCGGCATGACCCGCGGCCTGCTGGTGACGGAACTGATGGGGCAGGGCGTCAACGGCGTGACCGGCGACTATTCGCGGGGCGCCGCCGGTTTCTGGGTGGAGAACGGCGCCATTTCCCATCCCGTGGACGGCATCACCGTGGCCGGCAACCTTAAGGACATCTTCAATCGCATCGATGCCGTCGGCACCGACGTGGACCCGCGCTCGCACGTGGGCGTGGGGTCGATCCTGATCGGCCGGATGACCGTCGCCGGCGAGGACTGA